A stretch of Pygocentrus nattereri isolate fPygNat1 chromosome 8, fPygNat1.pri, whole genome shotgun sequence DNA encodes these proteins:
- the LOC108410896 gene encoding uncharacterized protein LOC108410896, which yields MDTKLLEFALVLALLFSLFTTASGDRVRSHGSIVYNRGQLLALRQTAVLPDERPDISRELRRKRRGCRAGALRRTKRRRYRPVLPSVIMGNVRSLPNKMDELAALTRHQREYRECSVMLFSESWLTALTPDTVVTLDGFQLIRADRTTESGKRKGGKKAIETEEEESRDEIAVLSTESSTIDDSDDEEMKPPSKGKKARSTKQDDLGRTRAKTVGGAIIRYKRAVHAFNQGGSMKKAFQKVGVDRNTISRTSPIPELAIAAPGVFQAL from the exons ATGGACACCAAACTACTAGAGTTTGCTCTGGTCCTcgctctgcttttttctttgtttacgaCCGCGTCCGGAGACCGCGTGCGGAGCCATGGCTCCATTGTTTACAACCGGGGTCAGCTGTTGGCGCTGCGCCAAACGGCAGTGCTGCCGGACGAGAGACCCGACATCTCCCGCgagctgaggaggaagagaCGCGGGTGTCGTGCCGGAGCTCTGCGTCGGACTAAGAGGAGACGCTACAGACCTGTTCTCCCCTCCGTCATTATGGGGAATGTGAGATCTCTCCCCAACAAGATGGACGAGCTGGCGGCGCTGACGCGACACCAGAGAGAATATCGTGAATGCAGCGTTATGCTGTTCTCGGAGTCGTGGCTAACGGCGCTAACCCCGGACACGGTCGTCACGCTGGACGGCTTCCAGCTCATACGCGCGGACAGGACAACGGAGAGCgggaagaggaaaggag GAAAGAAGGCTATTGAAACAGAGGAGGAAGAGTCAAGGGATGAGATAGCAG TTCTCTCCACAGAATCATCAACTATTGATGACTCAGATGATGAGGAGATGAAACCTCCttcaaaaggaaagaaagcaagaTCAACCAAGCAAGATGACCTGGGTCGAACTCGAG caaaaactGTTGGCGGAGCAATAATACGTTACAAGCGTGCCGTACATGCCTTTAACCAAGGTGGCTCGATGAAGAAGGCTTTCCAAAAAGTGGGGGTGGATCGCAATACCATCTCCAGGACATCACCAATTCCTGAGCTTGCAATAGCAGCACCTGGTGTCTTTCAGGCCCTTTAG